One part of the Streptomyces sp. NBC_00286 genome encodes these proteins:
- a CDS encoding TetR/AcrR family transcriptional regulator — protein sequence MNEVRRPGRPRDAARDEAILDAAREVLLRDGYAGLSMEKVAAAAGVGKPTLYRRWSSKAALVGDAVLHSFLTAAPGIRLPGRPSTDSSAQQLTAWFRAYATSVGDPRHAAMILALTAAAAESPHDAESLYRDHTRAQHEAVASCLRAGVTSGEFRADVDVEAVADALIGSVLYQLLTRTSSASLHRTEHLLVILLAGLRTPDH from the coding sequence ATGAATGAGGTGCGGCGGCCTGGGCGGCCCCGGGACGCGGCCAGGGACGAGGCCATCCTCGACGCGGCGCGGGAGGTTCTCCTGCGCGACGGCTATGCCGGTCTGTCGATGGAGAAGGTCGCCGCCGCAGCCGGCGTCGGCAAACCCACGCTCTACCGCCGCTGGTCCTCCAAAGCGGCCCTCGTCGGCGATGCCGTCCTGCACAGCTTTCTCACTGCCGCGCCCGGCATCCGGCTGCCCGGCCGGCCAAGCACCGACAGCTCCGCCCAGCAACTGACCGCCTGGTTCCGTGCCTACGCCACATCGGTCGGCGACCCGCGCCATGCGGCCATGATCCTGGCCTTGACCGCTGCCGCCGCCGAGAGCCCGCACGACGCCGAAAGCCTCTATCGGGACCACACCCGTGCGCAGCACGAGGCCGTCGCGAGCTGCCTGCGCGCGGGAGTGACGAGCGGCGAATTCCGCGCCGACGTCGACGTGGAAGCGGTTGCTGACGCTCTCATCGGCTCCGTCCTCTACCAGCTCCTCACCCGCACAAGCAGCGCCTCACTCCACCGAACCGAACACCTGCTCGTTATTCTGCTGGCCGGACTGCGCACCCCTGATCACTGA
- a CDS encoding pentapeptide repeat-containing protein, translated as MAKAIREDQHAVVQGITTRFNSGVNEGRITDLNRDTKIDLRFADLRGVELRNRNLSGFLLSGADLRNARLAYADLRETASRSRAHD; from the coding sequence TTGGCCAAGGCCATCCGCGAAGACCAGCACGCAGTAGTGCAGGGCATCACCACCCGGTTCAACTCTGGCGTCAACGAAGGCCGCATCACTGACCTGAATAGGGACACAAAGATCGACCTCAGGTTCGCCGATTTGCGGGGGGTCGAGCTTCGCAACCGGAATCTCAGCGGTTTCTTGCTGAGCGGTGCTGATCTGCGGAATGCGCGCCTTGCATACGCTGACCTCCGGGAGACCGCCAGCCGCAGCCGTGCGCACGACTGA
- a CDS encoding glycoside hydrolase family 43 protein → MNTPDRPAAVPNDTRPPSSLTPSRRGVLRAMAALPASAALLGALPGTLGSALASAPPRGSATRYTIMPFLNSTDATVNVYESDDATDFRLVKASAYTPPAGRIRDASIFRHSNGYYYVTYTTRTWQDTSTTIGFARSSDRANWTFLYDYTVPIANLSRAWAPEWFVDSDGSVNIILSCSTANDQWIFTPYRLRATNSALTAWSSPVALSGIGANHIDTFIVKLGSTYHAFTKNETTKYIEYATATALNGPYTIRRTGNWAGWGSTREGAALIQLDNGAWRIFFDGYGDGSYYYSDSYDAFATWSAPKRLPSISGTARHFTVLKETVSGGVNLPVNVTRSFRSANYTTRHWQEQSALLNLPVVSSSSSAAERQAATFTVVPGLADAGGYSFRNAAGNYLRHWDFRARFDANDGSSTFARDATYIARTGTASGSVRFESYNYPGYYLRHYGFQLRVDPADGSAVFRQDSSFVPVTPL, encoded by the coding sequence ATGAACACACCGGACAGACCCGCCGCCGTACCGAACGACACCAGGCCCCCGAGCTCCCTGACGCCATCCCGCCGCGGTGTACTGCGGGCGATGGCCGCCCTCCCCGCTTCCGCTGCCCTCCTGGGCGCACTGCCCGGAACGCTCGGCTCGGCCCTGGCCTCCGCACCACCTCGCGGCTCCGCCACCCGCTACACCATCATGCCGTTCCTCAACAGCACCGATGCCACGGTCAACGTCTACGAGTCCGACGACGCCACCGACTTCCGGCTGGTGAAGGCGTCCGCGTACACCCCGCCGGCGGGCCGGATCCGGGACGCCAGCATCTTCCGGCACTCCAACGGCTACTACTACGTCACGTACACCACGCGCACCTGGCAGGACACCAGCACCACCATCGGATTCGCCCGCAGCTCGGACCGGGCCAACTGGACGTTCCTGTACGACTACACCGTCCCCATCGCGAACCTGTCGCGCGCCTGGGCGCCCGAGTGGTTCGTCGACAGCGACGGCAGCGTGAACATCATCCTGTCCTGCTCGACCGCCAACGACCAGTGGATCTTCACGCCGTATCGGCTGAGGGCCACCAACTCCGCGCTCACCGCCTGGAGTTCACCCGTGGCCCTGTCGGGAATCGGCGCCAACCACATCGACACGTTCATCGTGAAGCTCGGCTCCACCTACCACGCGTTCACGAAGAACGAGACGACGAAGTACATCGAGTACGCCACCGCCACCGCCCTCAACGGCCCGTACACCATCCGCCGGACCGGCAACTGGGCGGGCTGGGGCAGCACCCGCGAGGGCGCCGCGCTGATCCAGCTCGACAACGGCGCGTGGCGGATCTTCTTCGACGGCTACGGCGACGGCAGCTACTACTACAGCGACAGCTACGACGCCTTCGCGACCTGGAGCGCCCCGAAGAGGCTGCCGTCGATCTCCGGCACGGCACGTCACTTCACCGTGCTCAAGGAGACGGTCTCCGGCGGGGTGAACCTGCCGGTGAACGTCACCCGCTCGTTCCGCTCGGCCAACTACACCACCCGCCACTGGCAGGAGCAGTCCGCCCTGCTCAACCTCCCCGTGGTGAGCTCCTCGAGCAGCGCGGCGGAGAGGCAGGCGGCCACGTTCACGGTCGTGCCGGGTCTCGCCGACGCGGGCGGCTACTCCTTCCGCAACGCGGCCGGGAACTACCTGCGCCACTGGGATTTCCGGGCGCGCTTCGACGCGAACGACGGCTCGTCGACCTTCGCCAGGGACGCCACGTACATCGCCCGTACGGGCACGGCGAGCGGCTCGGTCCGCTTCGAGTCGTACAACTACCCGGGCTACTACCTGCGCCATTACGGCTTCCAGTTGCGGGTGGACCCGGCGGACGGCTCCGCAGTGTTCCGCCAGGACAGTTCCTTCGTGCCCGTCACACCACTCTGA
- a CDS encoding beta-L-arabinofuranosidase domain-containing protein: MASSPSRRSLFRAAALVAATPVISAIPIGRAAAANGASAAAVAVAAGLPVPSAWAVRPFELEDVKLGQGIFAGKRQLMLDHGRGYDVNRLLQVYRANAGLSTGGAVAPGGWEGLDGEANGNLRGHYTGHFLTMLSQAYASTGDQAYADKIRTMIGALTEVRTALRNDPKMLAVTGKWGGAHENVRGSYQYVDLPAAVLGGAAAITLSVWVKPTHNANWQRIFDFGNNTTRYMYLAARNASGVPRFAITTSGPGGEQGLNGTAALPLNQWSHLAVTISGNTGTLYVNGARVAQNTSMTLNPATLGTLTNNWLGRSNFSTDPVFAGAFDEFNVYSRALAAADITSLQTNEAKTSSAGLGNLASYYFSATTGGTFADASGRNLTATLRRTWGRPSHPGFLAAYPETQFIQLESMTSGDYTKVWAPYYTAHKILKGLLDAYLATDDDRALDLASGMCDWMYSRLSKLPDATLQRMWGIFSSGEFGGIVETIVDLHSITGKAEHLALAKLFDLDKLIDACAANTDILNGLHANQHIPIFTGYVRLYDATGETRYLTAAKNFWGMVIPHRIFGIGGTSTGEFWKARGVIAGTISDTSAETCCAYNLLKLSRMLFFHDQDPKYMDYYERGLYNQVLGSKQDKADAEKPLVTYFIGLTPGHVRDYTPKQGTTCCEGTGMESATKYQDSVYFTKADNSALYVNLYSPSTLTWSAKGVTVTQATDYPREQGSTLTITGGSATFDLKLRVPSWATGGFRVTVNGSAVSGTPSPGSYFTISRAWRSGDTVRVTIPFRLRVEKALDDPTLQTLFYGPVNLVGRNSSTSHLQVGLYKNAALSGDLLPSLAPVSGKPLHYTLNGTEFAPFYEGTEDRTHAYVRRAEPKVVFGNTDSGVANPAKSDGTTLLDEIWAGAPFANKAALVTRVRSTVDAWVSAGRLTQANGQQVVATAQNATYVP, translated from the coding sequence ATGGCGTCATCCCCCTCCAGACGATCCCTTTTCCGCGCCGCCGCCCTGGTCGCCGCGACCCCGGTGATCTCCGCGATCCCCATCGGCCGCGCCGCCGCCGCGAATGGTGCCTCCGCGGCGGCGGTCGCCGTCGCGGCCGGGCTGCCGGTGCCGTCCGCCTGGGCGGTGCGGCCGTTCGAGCTGGAGGACGTGAAGCTCGGGCAGGGCATCTTCGCCGGCAAGCGCCAGCTGATGCTCGACCACGGCCGCGGCTACGACGTGAACCGGCTGCTCCAGGTCTACCGCGCCAACGCCGGGCTCTCCACGGGCGGCGCGGTCGCACCCGGTGGCTGGGAGGGACTGGACGGCGAGGCCAACGGCAACCTCCGCGGCCACTACACCGGCCACTTCCTGACCATGCTGTCGCAGGCGTACGCGTCCACCGGCGATCAGGCGTACGCCGACAAGATCCGCACCATGATCGGCGCGCTGACCGAGGTGCGCACGGCACTGCGCAACGACCCGAAGATGCTCGCCGTCACCGGGAAGTGGGGCGGCGCGCACGAGAACGTGCGCGGCTCGTACCAGTACGTCGACCTCCCGGCCGCCGTGCTCGGCGGTGCCGCGGCGATCACCCTGTCGGTCTGGGTGAAGCCCACGCACAACGCCAACTGGCAGCGGATCTTCGACTTCGGCAACAACACCACCCGGTACATGTACCTGGCCGCCCGCAACGCCAGCGGAGTACCGCGCTTCGCCATCACCACCAGCGGGCCGGGCGGCGAACAGGGCCTCAACGGCACCGCCGCACTGCCGCTGAACCAGTGGAGCCACCTGGCGGTGACCATCTCCGGCAACACCGGCACGCTCTACGTCAACGGCGCACGCGTCGCCCAGAACACCTCGATGACCCTCAACCCGGCCACCCTGGGAACCCTGACGAACAACTGGCTGGGCCGCTCCAACTTCTCCACCGACCCCGTGTTCGCGGGCGCCTTCGACGAGTTCAACGTCTACTCCCGGGCCCTGGCCGCCGCCGACATCACCTCGCTGCAGACCAACGAGGCCAAGACGTCCTCCGCGGGGCTCGGCAACCTCGCGTCGTACTACTTCTCGGCCACCACCGGCGGCACCTTCGCGGACGCCTCAGGGCGCAACCTCACCGCCACCCTGCGCCGCACCTGGGGCCGGCCGAGCCATCCCGGGTTCCTCGCCGCGTACCCGGAGACGCAGTTCATCCAGCTGGAGTCGATGACCAGCGGTGACTACACCAAGGTCTGGGCGCCCTACTACACCGCGCACAAGATCCTCAAGGGACTGCTCGACGCGTACCTCGCCACCGACGACGACCGCGCGCTCGACCTCGCTTCCGGCATGTGCGACTGGATGTACTCCCGGCTGTCCAAGCTGCCCGACGCCACCCTCCAGCGCATGTGGGGCATCTTCTCCAGCGGCGAGTTCGGCGGCATCGTCGAGACGATCGTCGACCTGCACTCGATCACCGGCAAGGCCGAACACCTCGCGCTGGCCAAGCTGTTCGACCTCGACAAGCTCATCGACGCCTGCGCCGCGAACACGGACATCCTCAACGGCCTGCACGCCAACCAGCACATCCCGATCTTCACCGGCTACGTGCGGCTGTACGACGCGACGGGCGAGACCCGCTACCTCACCGCCGCCAAGAACTTCTGGGGCATGGTCATCCCGCACCGCATCTTCGGCATCGGCGGGACGAGCACGGGCGAGTTCTGGAAGGCCCGAGGCGTCATCGCGGGCACGATCAGCGACACCAGCGCCGAGACCTGCTGCGCGTACAACCTGCTCAAGCTGAGCCGGATGCTGTTCTTCCACGACCAGGACCCGAAGTACATGGACTACTACGAGCGGGGCCTGTACAACCAGGTCCTCGGCTCCAAGCAGGACAAGGCCGACGCGGAGAAGCCGCTGGTCACGTACTTCATCGGCCTCACCCCCGGGCACGTACGCGACTACACGCCCAAGCAGGGCACGACCTGCTGCGAGGGCACCGGCATGGAGAGCGCCACCAAGTACCAGGATTCGGTGTACTTCACGAAGGCCGACAACTCCGCCCTGTACGTCAACCTGTACAGCCCCTCCACCCTGACCTGGTCCGCGAAGGGCGTCACCGTCACACAGGCCACGGACTACCCGAGGGAGCAGGGCTCCACGCTCACCATCACCGGCGGCAGCGCGACCTTCGACCTGAAGCTGCGGGTGCCGTCCTGGGCGACCGGCGGCTTCCGGGTGACCGTCAACGGCAGCGCGGTCAGCGGAACTCCCAGCCCCGGCAGCTACTTCACGATCTCCCGGGCCTGGCGCAGCGGCGACACCGTCCGCGTCACCATCCCGTTCCGGCTGCGGGTCGAGAAGGCGCTCGACGACCCGACCCTGCAGACCCTGTTCTACGGCCCGGTCAACCTGGTGGGCCGCAACTCCAGCACCAGCCACCTCCAGGTCGGGCTCTACAAGAACGCCGCCCTCTCCGGCGACCTGCTGCCCTCACTGGCACCGGTGTCCGGCAAGCCGCTCCACTACACGCTGAACGGCACCGAGTTCGCCCCCTTCTACGAGGGCACCGAGGACCGGACGCACGCCTATGTCCGCCGGGCCGAGCCCAAGGTCGTGTTCGGGAACACGGACTCCGGGGTCGCCAACCCGGCGAAGTCCGACGGGACGACGTTGCTCGACGAGATCTGGGCGGGGGCGCCGTTCGCCAACAAGGCCGCCCTGGTGACGCGGGTGCGGTCGACGGTGGACGCGTGGGTGTCCGCGGGTCGGCTCACCCAGGCCAACGGTCAGCAGGTGGTCGCCACGGCGCAGAACGCTACGTACGTGCCCTGA
- a CDS encoding mechanosensitive ion channel family protein — MNRDLTAHDMIIAGVWVAVGLAAGVGLRMLLRWLRKHADRTRWNGDDVIVDSLRALVPLAALAGGVAAAAAALPLTKQVNHNVNQVLTVLLILASTITAARIVTGLVRAVTQSRQGVAGSATIFVNITRVVVLAIGILIVLQTLGISIAPLLTALGVGGLAVALALQDTLANLFAGIHILASKTIQPGDYIRLTSGEEGYVVDINWRNTVVRNLSNNLVIIPNAQLSSTNMTNYSRPEQEMTLTVQVGVGYDSDLEQVERVTSEVVMEVMTEVEGAMPEHEPAIRFHTFGDSRISFTVILGVGEFSDQYRIKHEFIKRLHTRYRVEGIRIPSPARTIALQNGGPNGSGAIPPQWDGVTTISVDTQKA, encoded by the coding sequence GTGAACCGCGATCTCACCGCACACGACATGATCATCGCCGGCGTCTGGGTGGCCGTCGGGCTTGCGGCGGGCGTCGGGCTGCGGATGCTGCTGCGCTGGCTGCGCAAGCACGCGGACCGCACGCGATGGAACGGTGACGACGTCATCGTCGACTCGCTGCGCGCGCTGGTGCCCCTCGCGGCGCTGGCCGGCGGTGTGGCCGCCGCAGCGGCGGCCCTGCCTCTGACGAAGCAGGTCAATCACAACGTCAACCAGGTCCTGACGGTTCTCCTCATCCTCGCCTCCACCATCACGGCGGCGCGTATCGTCACGGGCCTGGTGCGGGCCGTGACCCAGTCACGGCAGGGCGTCGCCGGATCGGCCACGATCTTCGTCAACATCACCCGTGTCGTGGTGCTGGCGATCGGCATCCTGATCGTCCTGCAGACCCTGGGCATCTCCATCGCCCCGCTGCTCACCGCCCTCGGCGTCGGCGGTCTGGCGGTCGCCCTCGCTCTCCAGGACACCCTCGCGAACCTCTTCGCGGGCATCCACATCCTCGCCTCGAAGACGATCCAGCCCGGCGACTACATCAGACTGACTAGCGGTGAGGAGGGCTACGTCGTCGACATCAACTGGCGCAACACCGTCGTACGTAATCTCTCCAACAACCTCGTGATCATCCCCAACGCCCAGCTGTCCAGCACAAACATGACCAACTACAGCCGTCCCGAACAGGAGATGACGCTCACCGTCCAGGTCGGGGTCGGCTACGACAGTGACCTGGAGCAGGTCGAGCGGGTGACCTCCGAGGTCGTGATGGAGGTGATGACGGAGGTCGAGGGCGCCATGCCCGAGCACGAACCCGCCATCCGCTTCCACACGTTCGGGGATTCGCGGATCAGTTTCACGGTCATCCTGGGGGTCGGCGAGTTCAGCGACCAGTACCGGATCAAGCACGAGTTCATCAAGCGGCTGCACACGCGCTACCGGGTCGAGGGCATCAGGATCCCCTCCCCCGCGCGGACGATCGCGCTGCAGAACGGCGGCCCGAACGGCAGCGGGGCCATTCCGCCGCAGTGGGACGGCGTCACCACCATCTCCGTAGACACGCAGAAGGCATGA
- a CDS encoding lysylphosphatidylglycerol synthase transmembrane domain-containing protein, with protein MTDVRLPRTLRRRIPVRQILCLLPLALVAVVAVRHWSVLVDGFHHLATAKWPWLLAAGAATCLTWVAAAVTRQGALVERLPKCRLLATQFAAGAANHLLPTGLGASAVNLRFMAVCGVPLTRSSAALALYLLAEAIARTGLLLALLIAFPDALRPDKLIPDAAVGPLLIAAGAAACVALAVLLLVRRLRTALSTFLRTALGEARSVHTRPARALALWGGSFSFPILQAAGLVAVSLALGLPVSPLHIVVAYLAATVAVALIPTPGGIGSVEAALIVALVAAGGPAAVATAVVLAYRIITVWLPLLPGALTLGALVRLKMI; from the coding sequence GTGACGGACGTACGACTTCCCCGCACCCTGCGCAGACGCATACCGGTCCGCCAGATCCTGTGCCTGCTTCCGCTCGCCCTCGTGGCCGTGGTCGCGGTGCGCCACTGGTCCGTGCTCGTGGACGGCTTCCACCACCTGGCGACGGCCAAGTGGCCCTGGCTGCTGGCGGCGGGGGCGGCGACCTGCCTGACCTGGGTCGCGGCGGCCGTCACCCGGCAGGGCGCCCTGGTCGAGCGGCTGCCCAAGTGCCGGTTGCTCGCCACGCAGTTCGCGGCGGGCGCCGCCAACCATCTGCTGCCGACCGGACTCGGCGCGAGCGCCGTCAACCTCCGTTTCATGGCGGTCTGCGGGGTTCCACTGACCCGCTCCTCGGCCGCCCTCGCGCTCTATCTACTCGCGGAGGCCATCGCCCGGACCGGCCTGCTGCTGGCCCTGCTGATCGCCTTCCCCGACGCACTGCGCCCCGACAAGCTCATCCCGGACGCGGCGGTCGGTCCGCTGCTGATCGCCGCCGGTGCCGCGGCGTGCGTAGCGCTAGCGGTCCTGCTGCTCGTACGACGGCTGCGTACCGCCCTGTCCACCTTCCTGCGGACCGCGCTGGGTGAGGCGCGCTCCGTGCACACCCGGCCGGCGCGCGCACTCGCGCTGTGGGGCGGCTCGTTCTCCTTCCCCATCCTTCAGGCGGCCGGACTCGTCGCGGTGAGCCTTGCGCTGGGGCTGCCGGTGTCTCCGCTGCACATCGTGGTCGCGTATCTGGCGGCGACTGTCGCCGTCGCCCTCATCCCCACGCCGGGCGGTATCGGCTCGGTCGAGGCCGCGCTCATCGTCGCGCTGGTGGCAGCGGGCGGCCCGGCCGCGGTGGCGACGGCGGTCGTACTCGCCTACCGCATCATCACGGTGTGGCTGCCGCTGCTGCCGGGGGCCTTGACGCTGGGCGCGCTGGTGCGCCTGAAGATGATCTGA
- a CDS encoding ABC transporter ATP-binding protein yields the protein METTAWMQLHSVMNAQQERRPLARATLRRIAAFARPHRRRIAQFVVLSVATALLAVATPVLAGRVVDVIVSGGEEGTVVRLALLIALIAFAEAGLGLTSRWLSSRLGEGLILDLRTAVFDHVQRMPVAFFTRTRTGALVSRLNNDVIGAQRAFSNTLSQVVGNLVTLLLTLAVMLTLSWQITLLALLLLPVFVIPARRMGRRMAKLQREAADLNAAMGTRMTERFSAPGATLVKLFGRPEDESEEFAARARRVRDIGVRTAMAQTAFITALTLVSALALALVYGLGGWFALRGSLEAGAVVSLALLLTRLYAPLTSLAGARVEVMSALVSFERVFEVLDLKPLISEKPDARKVPEGPLSVEFTDVRFGYPSADKVSLASLEEVASLDTRGGAEVLHGISFRAEPGQTVALVGSSGAGKSTIAQLLPRLYDVDEGSVRIGGVDVRDLSAESMRGAVGMVTQDGHLFHDSVRANLLLARPDADASGDDELWDVLRRARLEDLVRSLPDGLDTVVGERGYRLSGGERQRMTIARLLLARQRVVILDEATAHLDNTSEAAVQEALTEALSGRTAVVIAHRLSTVRAADTILVVEAGRIVERGTHEELLAVGGRYAELYRTQFQKGAPLGAVA from the coding sequence ATGGAAACCACAGCCTGGATGCAGCTGCACAGCGTCATGAACGCCCAGCAGGAGCGCCGCCCCCTCGCCCGCGCGACGCTGCGCCGCATCGCCGCCTTCGCCCGTCCGCACCGCCGCCGTATCGCGCAGTTCGTGGTGCTCAGCGTGGCGACCGCGCTGCTCGCGGTGGCGACGCCGGTCCTCGCCGGACGGGTCGTGGACGTGATCGTGTCCGGTGGCGAGGAGGGCACGGTCGTACGCCTTGCCCTGCTCATCGCCCTGATCGCGTTCGCCGAGGCGGGACTCGGACTGACGAGCCGCTGGCTCTCGTCGAGACTCGGCGAGGGACTCATCCTCGATCTGCGGACGGCGGTCTTCGATCATGTGCAGCGCATGCCGGTCGCCTTCTTCACCCGCACCCGTACGGGAGCGCTCGTCAGCCGCCTCAACAACGACGTGATCGGCGCCCAGCGGGCGTTCAGCAACACCCTGTCCCAAGTCGTCGGCAACCTCGTGACGCTGCTGCTCACCCTCGCCGTCATGCTCACCCTGTCCTGGCAGATCACCCTGCTCGCCCTGCTCCTGCTCCCGGTGTTCGTCATCCCCGCCCGCCGCATGGGCCGCCGGATGGCGAAACTCCAGCGCGAGGCCGCCGACCTGAACGCCGCGATGGGCACCCGCATGACCGAGCGCTTCTCCGCGCCCGGCGCCACGCTGGTCAAGCTCTTCGGGCGGCCCGAGGACGAGTCGGAGGAGTTCGCGGCGCGGGCCCGGCGGGTGCGCGACATCGGGGTGCGTACGGCGATGGCGCAGACGGCGTTCATCACCGCGCTGACCCTCGTCTCCGCGCTCGCCCTCGCCCTCGTCTACGGCCTCGGCGGCTGGTTCGCGCTGCGCGGCAGCCTTGAGGCCGGCGCCGTGGTGTCGCTGGCGCTGCTCCTCACCCGCCTGTACGCGCCCCTGACCTCCTTGGCGGGGGCGCGAGTTGAGGTCATGAGCGCGCTTGTGAGCTTCGAGCGGGTCTTCGAGGTGCTCGATCTGAAGCCGCTGATCTCGGAGAAGCCGGACGCTCGGAAGGTGCCGGAGGGTCCGCTCTCCGTGGAGTTCACGGATGTCCGCTTCGGCTATCCGTCTGCGGACAAGGTGTCTCTGGCCTCGCTGGAGGAGGTGGCGTCGTTGGACACCCGTGGGGGCGCGGAGGTTCTGCACGGTATTTCGTTCCGTGCTGAGCCTGGGCAGACTGTCGCTCTTGTCGGCTCTTCCGGTGCCGGGAAGTCGACGATCGCGCAGTTGCTGCCGCGGTTGTACGACGTCGATGAGGGTTCCGTGCGTATTGGTGGCGTCGACGTGCGTGATCTGAGTGCCGAGTCGATGCGGGGCGCTGTCGGCATGGTCACGCAGGACGGGCATCTGTTCCACGATTCGGTGCGTGCGAATCTGCTGCTTGCGCGGCCCGATGCGGATGCCTCCGGCGACGACGAGCTGTGGGACGTTCTGCGGCGCGCCCGCCTTGAGGACCTCGTGCGGTCGCTGCCGGATGGGCTCGACACGGTGGTGGGTGAGCGTGGCTATCGGCTGTCCGGTGGCGAGCGCCAGCGGATGACCATCGCGCGGCTGCTGCTTGCCCGGCAGCGGGTGGTCATCCTTGACGAGGCGACCGCGCACCTGGACAACACGTCTGAGGCCGCCGTCCAGGAGGCGCTCACCGAAGCGTTGTCGGGCCGGACCGCGGTGGTCATCGCCCATCGGTTGTCGACCGTACGGGCCGCTGACACGATCCTCGTCGTCGAGGCGGGGCGGATCGTGGAGCGGGGTACGCATGAGGAGTTGCTCGCGGTGGGTGGGCGGTACGCGGAGCTGTACCGGACGCAGTTCCAGAAGGGGGCGCCGCTTGGGGCGGTGGCGTGA